The genomic DNA CCAAATTCCTAGAAAGTCTGGAGTCCTTATGTCGTTTACCCCTGAGTTGGTTGCCGAACTGGAAATCCTTGCACTCTTCAACCTGGACAGTTCCCAGGAAGGCCTGAAAATTCATCAGACCGCTGCCCCTAAAGCGATTGCCGCTGCCCAACGCTTGTACGAGAAAGACCTGATCACCCAGCCCGACGGTGGTTACCTGACCAGCCTGGGACGGGACGCCGCCCAAAATGTCCAAACCGTCCTGACGATACTCAGCGTTCAACAAGAAGCCGCCTGACCCTCCTGCCGCCCACGGAAATCTCCTCTACGGGATTTCCGCAGGCGCACTTACGCCCGGCGTAAAAAACCGCCATCAAAAATCCTGTTTTCAGCTTAAGTATTCCCAAGATCGGGCGCTAACCTGCCATCACCCCACGTTCGACGCCGCGAGCCGGTTTGAGCAGACATGACCCGCAATCACGAAATACGCCCCGATCTGGACGAGGGAATCGACCGCAAGGTGCTGAGCCAGTTGCGCGCACGTTTTCTCAAGCTCAACACCGTACGGATGGAGCGCGCCCTCGAAGGCCTGTCGCCCCGCCAGCAAGGCGTGCTGACGCTGCTGCCGCTGTTTTTTCACGTCAACCATCCGCTGCTGCCTGGCTACGTCTCCGGCAGCACACCTGCCGGGCTGTCGAACTACGAGCCTGACGCCAACGTCCTTGCCGAAGCCCAGCGGCTGACCCGTTCGTTTTCCTACAAGCCGCGGCACGGCAGCAACCCGCCGCGGCCGATCCTTGGCCTGTTCCTGATGGGCAGCCTCGGTACCCTGGCCCAGGCCGACCAGAGCGACATGGACGTGTGGGTGTGCCACGGGCCAGACCTGAGCGACGATGAACTGGCCGAGCTGCGCAAGAAATGCCAGTTGCTGGAGATCTGGGCCGCGACCCAGGGCGCCGAAGCTCACTTTTTCCTGATCGACCCGGAGCGTTTCGTGCGGGGCGAGCGGGACAACCAGCTCAGTTCCGACGATTGCGGCACAACCCAGCACTACCTGCTGCTGGACGAGTTCTACCGCACCGCGATCTGGCTGGCCGGGCGCACACCGATCTGGTGGCTGGTGCCGGTCTATGAAGAAGAAAACTACGAGCAGTACACCCACACACTGATGTCCAAACGCTTCATCCGCGCGGATGAAACCCTGGACCTGGGGCACCTGGCCTACATTCCACCGGGCGAATTCGTCGGCGCTGGGCTCTGGCAGTTGTTCAAGGGCATAGAATCGCCCTACAAGTCCGTGCTCAAGCTGCTGCTGACCGAGGTCTATGCCAGCGAACACCCGAACGTGCGCTGCCTGAGCCTGCGCTTCAAGCAGGCCGTGTTCGCCAATCGCCTGGACCTGGAAGAGCTGGACCCGTACATGGTGGTTTACCGCCGCATCGAGGAATACCTCAATGCCCGTGGCGAACCCGAACGCTTGGAGTTGATCCGCCGCGCGCTGTACCTGAAGGTCAATCGCAAACTCACCGGCCAGGCGCGCAGCAGTGGCTGGCAACGGGTACTGCTAGAGCGACTGGCCCGGGAATGGGGTTGGGACCAGCGTCAACTGGCGTTGCTGGACAGCCGCAGCCAGTGGAAAGTCCGCCAGGTCAGCCACGAACGGCGCGCACTGGTCAACGAACTCACCCACAGCTACCGCTTCCTGAGCCAGTTCGCCCGTACCGAGAAAACCGTCAGCCTGATCAACAAGCGCGACCTCAACGTGCTTGGCCGGCGCTTGTACGCCGCCTTCGAGCGCAAGGCCGACAAGGTCGAGTTCATCAACCCCGGCATTGCCCCGGACCTGGCCGAAGACACCCTGACGTTGGTGCAGTCACCCAACAAGAAAGAACCGGGGCAGAACCAGTGGGCGCTGTACAACGGCAGCCTCAACGCCCTGGAATGGGAGAACTTCGCGCCCATCAAGCGTTGCCGCGAATTACTGGAGCTGTTGACCTGGTGCCACCGCAACGGCGTGATCGACAGCAGCACGCGTCTGGCGCTGCACCCAGGTGACAGCGACCTGAGCGAGTTCGAACTGTTCAACCTGCTGGGCAGTCTGCAACAGTCCATCGCCCTGCCCCTGGCCACGGTGGATGAAGCGCAATTGCTGCGCGCCAGCGTGCCCAGCGAAGTGTTGATTCTGGTGAACGTCGGCGTCGACCCGCTCAAGCACCACCGCGACCTGAACATCCTGATGACCACCGAGCGGACCGACTCCCTGAGCTATGCCGGGGTCCGGGAAAACCTGGTGCTGACCCTCGACCAGGTCACGCTCAACAGTTGGAATGAGGTGCTGGTCAACCGTTTCGACGGCGAACACGCCCTGCTCGATTGCCTGCGCGACTACCTCAACGACCTGCCCGTCACCCAGCGCCAGCCGCGCTTGCAGGTGCGCTGCTTCTGCCACAACCGCGCCCAATTCATTGCGCGGCGCGTCGAAGACGTCATCGAAACGGCGCAGACCCTGCTGTTGAGCAGGCTCAATCACCGTTATCTGCTTCAGGTCCAGCAACACTATCACGTGCTGGAGCTGGTGCCCGGCCAGGTTAATCACGTGGCCTTGGGCAGCTTGTCGGCGCTGATGGACTACCTCGGCGAAGAATTGACGGCCTACAGCCCCTTGCACCTGGACCCGATGGCCCTGGAAGACCACGACCTGGCGCTGATCCTGCCCATGGGCCAGCCCGAGTGCATCCAGGTGTTCTACCGGACCAACGAGGACGAAGCCGATCTGTACGTGCTCGATGAGTTCAACGCACTCTGGCAACAACGCGTGCCGTATCACGACGAACAAAGCCTGCTGGTGCCGCTGCAGCGCTTCCTGCAATCGGTGCTGTACCGTCGCGACGCGCTGCTGCCGCTGGACGCCGCCCAGCCGCTGACCCTGGAAACCCTGTACTACCAGTTGCTGCCGTCAGGCGGTCGGGCGCGCCGGATCGAAGCGCGACAAGCGCCACAGACCCCGGTCAACAAGCCGTTCTATGACGTGCAGGCGATCATCGGCAAAGCCGCGCACGGGCAAGTGCACGTTACCCTGTACTGCGATCAGCAGGAGTTTTCCGAACTGGAACATGGCGACCAACTGTTCCGCGTGGTCGCCAGGGAGATCGTCGAACAGCGCCGCGAAGCCCAGCGCTATCGCTGCTACATCACCGACCTGGACCTCTCGGGGCTGGTGGGCGACGGGGCTTGCTCAAGCAATTTGTACCTGCGCTACAAGGCCGACCTGGAACGCGCCCTGAACGAGGCGCTGGCCCTGGTCTGAAGTACCCGGCGCTCAGAGGTGGAAATCGCCGCCTGCTTCGGGCTGGTATTCGACGGCCAGCAAGGTCAGCTTCAGCGTCTTGCCACCCGGGGCCGGCCAGTCGATGTGCTGGCCGACCTTCAGGCCC from Pseudomonas beijingensis includes the following:
- a CDS encoding TIGR02647 family protein gives rise to the protein MSFTPELVAELEILALFNLDSSQEGLKIHQTAAPKAIAAAQRLYEKDLITQPDGGYLTSLGRDAAQNVQTVLTILSVQQEAA
- a CDS encoding class I adenylate cyclase encodes the protein MTRNHEIRPDLDEGIDRKVLSQLRARFLKLNTVRMERALEGLSPRQQGVLTLLPLFFHVNHPLLPGYVSGSTPAGLSNYEPDANVLAEAQRLTRSFSYKPRHGSNPPRPILGLFLMGSLGTLAQADQSDMDVWVCHGPDLSDDELAELRKKCQLLEIWAATQGAEAHFFLIDPERFVRGERDNQLSSDDCGTTQHYLLLDEFYRTAIWLAGRTPIWWLVPVYEEENYEQYTHTLMSKRFIRADETLDLGHLAYIPPGEFVGAGLWQLFKGIESPYKSVLKLLLTEVYASEHPNVRCLSLRFKQAVFANRLDLEELDPYMVVYRRIEEYLNARGEPERLELIRRALYLKVNRKLTGQARSSGWQRVLLERLAREWGWDQRQLALLDSRSQWKVRQVSHERRALVNELTHSYRFLSQFARTEKTVSLINKRDLNVLGRRLYAAFERKADKVEFINPGIAPDLAEDTLTLVQSPNKKEPGQNQWALYNGSLNALEWENFAPIKRCRELLELLTWCHRNGVIDSSTRLALHPGDSDLSEFELFNLLGSLQQSIALPLATVDEAQLLRASVPSEVLILVNVGVDPLKHHRDLNILMTTERTDSLSYAGVRENLVLTLDQVTLNSWNEVLVNRFDGEHALLDCLRDYLNDLPVTQRQPRLQVRCFCHNRAQFIARRVEDVIETAQTLLLSRLNHRYLLQVQQHYHVLELVPGQVNHVALGSLSALMDYLGEELTAYSPLHLDPMALEDHDLALILPMGQPECIQVFYRTNEDEADLYVLDEFNALWQQRVPYHDEQSLLVPLQRFLQSVLYRRDALLPLDAAQPLTLETLYYQLLPSGGRARRIEARQAPQTPVNKPFYDVQAIIGKAAHGQVHVTLYCDQQEFSELEHGDQLFRVVAREIVEQRREAQRYRCYITDLDLSGLVGDGACSSNLYLRYKADLERALNEALALV